The Rhizobium sp. ACO-34A genome segment TTGGCCCCAGGGTCGCCTCCCGCAGTTCAGGCACCACGGCCGGATCGATGGCCGCAATCGCTGCCCTTACCCTGTCCATGAAACCAGCGGCGAGGCCCACGCCACCGCCGATGACGATCCGCGCGGGATCGATCGCCAATTGAATGTCGCAGCAAAGCCGCGCGAAGCGTCGGGCAACGCCATCAATGATGCCGATCGCCCATCCCTGCCCGGCATCCGCTGCCAGGAACACATCCTTCGGCTCGCAATCATGTCCGAGACGCCTCGCCTCTGATGCGATCCAGGGACCGCAGATGCGGTTTTCCAACGGCAGTCCATCGGTATGGACGTCGTGCATCTGGCCGAAGTGCCCTGCGATGCCGCCGAGCAACCGGCCCTGCGAAATGATACCGCCGCCAAGACCGGTGGAGACCGTGATGAAGACGAGATCGCGACGGTCGGGCGTCGCCTTGTATTCGCCCCATGCGGCAGCCTGGGCGTCATTGGCGGCAACCACCGGAACACCGAAGAACCCGCTTGCGCTGGCCTCCAGCGGATATTCTCCATCGAGACCGAGCGTCGCCTTGCTCATGGCGCGCCAGATGCCGTTGCGGACCGCGCCGGTCACGGCTATTCCGGCGTGGGTATAGCGCCCCTTCCAGCTCTCCGTCGCTCCGGCGATCGCATGCAGCCAGCGTTCCGGCGAGCCGCTCCGATCGGTGGAAAAGACCACTGAATCGAGAACCTCGCCGGCCTGCACGAGCGACGCCATGGTCTTGGTGCCACCCAGGTCGACGGCGAGCACGACGGGTGCAGGCGCATAGATCTCGTCCAGCGCGTCCCTGAACCAGGTCGTCACATGCTCGGTGCGGGTGATCGCGGAGCCCACGACCACGCAGGTGGCGCCCGCGCGCGCTGCTGCCTGCGCCTGTTCCGGCGTGCGGATGCGGCCTTCGGCAATGACATTCGGCGTCAGCGCGCGAAGCGCCGCCACAAGCTCGATATCCGGTTCCACCGGTTCCGGACCGCCCGTATAGCCGGACATGGTCGAACCGACGAA includes the following:
- a CDS encoding N-acetylmannosamine kinase, coding for MVNVHTDILKNGLIVSCQPVPGGAMDDSVYVVGFALAALSAGASGLRIESARYVSAVRAATSAPIIGLVKRDLDDSPVRITPFIADVNDLARAGADIIAFDATDRTRPVTVEALARAVRDAGKLSMADCSCVEDARRALAAGVDFVGSTMSGYTGGPEPVEPDIELVAALRALTPNVIAEGRIRTPEQAQAAARAGATCVVVGSAITRTEHVTTWFRDALDEIYAPAPVVLAVDLGGTKTMASLVQAGEVLDSVVFSTDRSGSPERWLHAIAGATESWKGRYTHAGIAVTGAVRNGIWRAMSKATLGLDGEYPLEASASGFFGVPVVAANDAQAAAWGEYKATPDRRDLVFITVSTGLGGGIISQGRLLGGIAGHFGQMHDVHTDGLPLENRICGPWIASEARRLGHDCEPKDVFLAADAGQGWAIGIIDGVARRFARLCCDIQLAIDPARIVIGGGVGLAAGFMDRVRAAIAAIDPAVVPELREATLGPKAGIVGIADLALLNNKKR